In one window of Littorina saxatilis isolate snail1 linkage group LG11, US_GU_Lsax_2.0, whole genome shotgun sequence DNA:
- the LOC138980105 gene encoding otolin-1-like — protein sequence MKILLQLSQTKLYCFHTFLLLLLCTAVLATSTTVSTTKGDNKATNGDKHINDKFSLFKNISKGGKSSSSTVTPDATKAGEGESPGDDLVTLKEGETTKAFLQGVTEAIQLNGLGGDSDVDESSEDKGGEENDEEEEDEEEEEEEAEQPTSKPVTTSAASLANLTPLSSSSSSSSSSSSSMANSSTIITTSISNPTITTPITASLLNSSLPSSSSPKSSKATTTATTSKPSKTTTTPIPTTTITALNTSTTAFLFGPQAAPKKTEAQKPATKKDSKKKEKGKKGAAAKKKADGPKKQKKDKTEKKTDMQPHLLKADVQGSSAAASKKADTSKKADDTKKADTSKKADASKKADTKKADANAKKNKHNKKNKNKKQGPAGPPGPKGPPGPKGDRGPPGKCNCTGKSSNSGPPLRMQAAISTVLTKHFGPDKDVIIPFDLKLIDLADNYDNVSGVFFCSIPGTYVISVYLMSHPSSKVNARVFVNSRPVAALWADDNKEGGFYPSSSIQTISKLDFGDQVYVMLVDGGYGESWVHANYNVFTVFLLYEEYFMG from the exons ATGAAAATCCTACTGCAGCTatcacaaacaaaattatacTGCTTCCACACATTTTTACTTCTCTTGCTCTGCACTGCAGTCCTTGCTACTTCAACCACAGTTTCCACAACAAAGGGAGACAACAAAGCCACCAATGGAGACAAACACATCAATGATAAATTCAGCCTGTTCAAGAACATttcaaagggaggtaagtcCTCATCAAGTACTGTAACTCCTGATGCCACAAAGGCAGGAGAAGGGGAGAGTCCTGGAGATGACCTCGTGACTCTGAAAGAAGGGGAAACTACCAAAGCATTTCTTCAGGGCGTGACAGAGGCGATACAACTCAACGGCCTTGGTGGCGACAGCGATGTGGATGAAAGTTCTGAAGACAAGGGTGGGgaagaaaatgacgaagaagaggaggatgaggaagaggaggaggaagaggctGAACAGCCGACATCAAAACCTGTGACAACTTCAGCAGCATCGCTGGCAAATCTCACACccctatcatcatcatcatcatcatcatcatcatcatcatcatccatggCAAATTCATCGACCATCATCACCACGTCCATTTCAAACCCTACAATCACAACACCAATCACCGCATCCTTACTAAACTCAtcacttccatcatcatcatcacctaaGTCAAGCAAAGCCACAACAACTGCGACAACCTCCAAACCATCGAAAACCACtaccacccccatccccaccaccaCAATAACGGCGCTAAACACGTCCACGACAGCTTTCCTGTTTGGACCTCAAGCAGCACCAAAGAAAACGGAAGCGCAGAAACCCGCCACTAAAAAGGACAgcaagaaaaaagagaaaggcAAGAAAGGTGCGGCAGCAAAGAAAAAGGCAGATGGACCTAAGAAACAGAAAAAGGATAAGACGGAAAAGAAGACAGACATGCAGCCACATCTCCTGAAGGCGGATGTCCAGGGGTCTTCAG CTGCAGCCTCCAAAAAAGCTGACACATCCAAAAAAGCGGATGACACCAAAAAAGCTGACACATCCAAGAAAGCTGACGCATCTAAAAAAGCAGACACCAAAAAAGCAGACGCCAACGCCAAGAAGAACAAgcacaacaagaagaacaagaacaagaagcaaGGACCAGCTGGACCACCCGGTCCAAAAGGCCCGCCCGGTCCAAAGGGCGACCGTGGACCCCCAGGAAAATGCAACTGCACGGGGAAAAGCAGCAACTCTGGTCCCCCGCTAAGAATGCAGGCTGCCATTTCCACCGTCCTCACAAAACACTTTGGTCCGGACAAAGACGTTATTATTCCCTTCGACCTAAAGCTCATCGACCTTGCCGACAACTACGACAACGTTTCGGGGGTCTTCTTCTGCAGCATCCCTGGAACCTACGTCATCTCGGTGTACCTTATGTCGCACCCGAGTTCAAAGGTGAACGCCCGCGTTTTCGTCAACAGTCGGCCTGTGGCGGCCTTGTGGGCGGATGACAATAAGGAAGGAGGGTTCTATCCCTCGTCCAGCATTCAGACCATCAGTAAACTGGACTTTGGGGACCAGGTTTACGTTATGCTGGTTGACGGGGGTTATGGGGAGAGCTGGGTGCACGCAAACTACAACGTCTTCACTGTCTTTCTCTTGTATGAGGAATACTTCATGGGCTGA